Genomic DNA from Candidatus Afararchaeum irisae:
CGAGGCGTTCGCGTCGGTCATAGACGACGACCACGAGGCTATCTCGGGAGACGGACTCCTCGAACGTGTCGAGAACGGCGTCCACGCAGTCGGACGGTACGGATCTATACGTGACGACATCCGCGCCGTCGGGGACGCATACGACGAGGTCGGCTTCAGCCCCGAGATATCGCTCTCGACCGACGGGATGTGGCCTCGGGAGCTAGTCGAGGAGGGCTACATGGACGTCGTCGTGAGGAAGGCGATAGAAGAAGGGGTCGATCCCATAGACGCGGTAAGTATGGCGACCTACGTCCCAGCGCGTTACTACGGTCTCGAAGACGTCGGAAGTCTGACCCCCGGAAAGACTGCGAATATCGCGGTTCTCAACAGTCTTGAGGAGGTCGAAGTATCGACGGTTCTCTACGAGGGCGAGGTAGTCTACGACTCCGAGTCAGGGAAGGCTCCGTCCCCAGAAGACGGAGACGAAGACAGAGACGAAGACTGGGAAGGACACGACTACCCCGACCGCTTCTACGACTACATAGACGTCACGACCGACGTAGACGACCTGAGGGTCGACTCGGATGTCGCTGTCGACGGGGAGGTACGTGGAATAGAGTACTCGGGAGGTCTCCTGTCGGGAGAGACGGCTGTCGAGCCGCGCGAGGAGGACGGCGAGTTACTCTCCGATCCCGAGAACGACGTTCTCAAGATATCCCTCTTAGACAGACATCCCGACTCCGACGGCACCGGATTCACGGGGTTTGTCACGGGATTCGGGATAGAAAAGGGGGCGGTCGCGACCACACTCACGTGGGAGACGCCGGGCGTCCTCGCCGTAGGAGCCGACGACGACGAGACCGTGAGGGCGGTCGAGAGAATAAACGAGATCAACGGAGGCTGGGCAGTCGTACGTGACGGCGACGTGATCGCGGAGCTTCCGGCTAAGCTGGGAGGGGTCTGTTCTGACATGAGGGTTGAGGAGACCGCGAGACTTTACGGAGAGGTCGATGACGCGATAGAGAGCCTCGGAAGCGATGTCGACCGTCCTATGCTCGGACTCCAGACGCTCGCCTTCTTCGGGGTGCCGTCTCTCAAGATGTCTTTCTCGGGATACGCAGACGTCCTATCGCGTGAGGTCGTTGGACTCGATCTCGACGAGTAGTAGTATAATCCGAAACGTCGACTTCCTAATATGTAAGCTTAAGGGTCACGAGGGACTAACCAATCCAAGTAATGAAGCCCAAGAAGGTTCTAACGGTTGCAGTCCTCGTTCTAGGCATCTCAGTTGCCTACTACTCGATGAACGCCGCGCCTGTAACGAGCGACCAGACCTACTCGTACCACGGGGGTACAGCGTGGCACTCTAACTACACCGAGGCGAAACAGATAGCACAGGAGAAGAACAAGCCCATGCTTCTCTACTTCTGGGCTACTTGGTGTACCTACTGCGAGGACTACGACCAGAAGGTGTATACCGACGAAGATGTGAGGAACCAGCTCGAGGACTACGTCTTAGTGGGGGTCAACATGGATAGGAACGACGAGGTCACGGAACGTCTCAAACGTGAGTACGACGCCAATTACCCGCCACAGCACGTCATACTCACGCCCGACGGTGAGACTGTGACTGAAATCAACGGATACGCCAAGAAGGAGACATTCCTTAGGATACTCAAAAACGCTAAGAGGGAGGTCTAAGATAAGATGAAAGCTGGAAATATACTCATAGGACTCTCAGCCGTAGCCGGGATAGTCTCGACTCTACTGCTTCTCTACGACTACGCTAAGGAGACAGAGAGATTCACGAAGGTCGTCTCGGTGCTCATACCCGTAACTTCGTTCGGTCTCGTCTCGGCACTCGTCTACCTGACATACCAGTTCGTGACAGGCGACTATACCAACCTCTATGTCTGGGAGAACTCCGCTGACTACCTAGGTCTTTTATATAAGGTCACAGGAGTATACGCCGCGAACGAAGGTTCGATACTCCTCTGGGGAGCGATAGCCTCAGTCGTCTCAGCCTGGGCTATGGTCACGAAAGGGATTAAAGGCAAACACAACAAGCTCGTACAGTCTATATCTGTTGGGGTCGTGGCGTACTTCGCCGGAATGTTACTCACACAGAGCCCTTTCAAGTCGATATATCAGGAGTTCCCTGATGCACCCCAGGGTTTCGTACCGCCCGACGGAAGCGGTCTAAATCCTCTCCTCATAGATCCTTTCATAGCTATACATCCTCCCCTGATGTTCACATCTTACTCTCTTCTCATAGTCCCGTTCGGAATAGGAACGGCACATTTCATCTCAAAGGTGCGCGGTGACGGCGGCATATTCGACGACTGGATAGGGAGTGTCATGAGATGGCTGCGAGTATCGTGGCTCTTTCTCACAGTCGCAATAACTCTCGGCGGTATCTGGTCGTACCGCGTCCTCGGATGGGGTGGATTCTGGGCATGGGATCCCGTCGAGACCGCGATACTCGTGCCATGGCTCTTCCTCACGGCGACGATACACTCGGTGACTAACTACCGTGGAAACAGGGAGTACAGCATACTCGCTCCTGCGTCGATATCTGTAGTATTCGCTCTCACGGTCTATACGACGACAGTCGTCAGAAGCGGTGTCTTCAGGAGTGTCCACTCGTTCGCGACGGGTGGTATTGGTATGTCGGTTCTGATACTCATGGGAGCCACGACTCTACTTGGCTTCGTGCTTCCTACGGGTTACTGGTTCCTCAAGAAGGACGAGTCGGACTCAGACGAGACTCCGGATGAGTGGATTACACGGTCGAACATCATCCATCTCGGCGTCCTCCTATTCGGACTCCTGACTTTCGTCTCGTTCTGGGGGCTCTCGTTCCCGGTTCTGAGAGACATGGCGACGGGAATCGAGGTCAGCGTCGACAGTAAGTACTACAACCTCTGGAGCTACCCACTCATCGTAATAACGGTTCTGTTAGCGGGATTCTACATGGACTACGATGTCGAGGGCAAGAAGAAGAGCCTGATGGGGCTCGGACTCTTCTCAACTGCGACGGTAGTTGCGGCGTTGATTTCACCTTCGAGTCAGTGGCACCTAGCCGAGACGACCGTCAACGACCAGATAGTCTACCGGAGTATAGGAAACGTCAGCGTCCTCTCTGCTGTTCCTCCCGCAGTCTATCTCTCGTTCTCAGTTGTAAAACGTCTCTTGAGTAGAATCTCGACTTCGGCGGGACGTAACCGTAAGCTCAAGGAGACGGGTATTACGGTGATACACGTCGGAGTCGCAGTCCTCTTTGTCTCGGTGTCATTCACATACCTCTTCACAGTACAGTCGTCGGTGATAGTCGACGGAGTAAACAACATTGACGACGCCGAGATGTACAATGTCCCCGACTCTGACTACTCAATAAACGTCCTCGGATACGAGGAGACACGGACGCCGTCGGTCGAGGAGTCGGTGACCTCCCCGAGTGAGGTTCCGAGCCTCAGATCGAATGTCACTACGGTGGGCGGCACTATCACGGAAGTTAGAGAGACAGGCAACCTCTCGATGGGGCGTCTCGGTGACACCAATGTCTGGGTCGCGATGAGGTCGCAGGGAGTCATACAGAAAGGCGACAACGCCGTAGCCCGGGGTAGAATTCTGAGAAACATACTGCCTCAAGTCGAGGCGGTCGTATTCACGAGTGCCGACAGCTATGGAACTATGGCGAATCCTCCTGAGGGTGTCGCAGAGCCGCGCGTGAGATCGAACGTCCTCAACATAGAGGTCTATGAAAACGGCAAATACGTCGCAGCCGGAGAAGTGAGTCAGAGTACATTCACGCGGACGAGGATGACCACTAACAATGTCCTGATAGACCGCGGTCTCATGAAGGACATATACGTCATAGGATCGATAGACAGCGGAACTGCCTCGATTACTATAAAGACTATCCCCCTGACGAACCAGGTCTGGTTCGGCGTGGGTCTCCTCGTCTTAGGGATGTCGCTCGTTCTAGTCTTTGATCCGAGACACGGCTTGATTCCGGCGTTTAGAAGGAGGAAAGACAAGACCCCGAGCGGGGACAAGAAGGCACGTGCTACCGACGACTGACAGCTACAACTGGACTAGACTGATGGAATAGAGTCGAATCGGGCTTTTCCTCACTCTTCTACTCTTCTAAGACGTAGCCGAAGGTCATCAAGCCCGCTAGGAAGACTATTCCGTCGTAGACGAGAAGGGTTCTTAGCCATCCGGCGTAGCTTCCACCTTCTGTGACTACCCTTGTGAGCTCTATTCCCGACAGGAGTACGGGTATCATCAGAGGTATCAGAAGTATCGGAAGAACCGTCTCACTCAGGTTCGACTTCGAGCTGAGTATCGACATCAGGACACCTACCGACGAGAAGCCGAGAGACGCGACGACTACGACCCCGATGACGAGAGGTGACTCGGCGATCCCTATGGGGTAGTCGAGGAATATAGTCACGAGTACGAGCGAGAGGCTTCCGACTACTGTCACGAAGAGCGATGTACTCAGAACCTTACCGACGTAGATTGCCGATCTGTCTACGGGGACGAGCATTAGACCCTCTATCGCCGAGTCGGACTCCTCGACTGACGCCGAGCGCGTCATTCCGACGGTTCCCGAGAAGACGAATGCGATCCAGAGCGCGCCTCTTCCGACGCCCCCGAGGTTCTCGAAACGTCTCACGAAGGCGAAAGAGAAGACGACGACTATCAGCGACGCGAAGACGACAGACGAGTTTATCGTACTCTTAGTTCGTGACTCCAAGAGAACGTCCTTGCGTGCTACCTCGTAGACAACCCCCAAGAACTCTCTCGCGGTCACTCCAGACCCCCCTTCTGTATTCCGACTGACGAATGGTAGATCGACTCGAGTTCGTCTAAGCTGTCAAACTCCGACCTGTCGACGTCACGTTTCACCCTGCCCTGATCGAGGAAGACGAGCCTGTCACAGTGGTTGTAGCCCTCCTCTAAGCTGTGTGTCGTCATAACCACTGTTCTGTCGGTGAAGTCGTCGAGTATTCCCCTCAGGGTCTCCGAAGACCTCTGGTCGAGTCCGGCGTAGGGCTCGTCTAATAGGAGTATCTCGGGGTTGTGGAGAAGAGCACGCGCGAGCGAGAGTCGTTTTCTCATACCGTGGGAGAAGCCCGAGACTACGTCGCCCCCTCTCGACGACAGACCCACGTCTTTGAGCCTCCGTCGAACCTCGCTGGGGTCGACGCCGTGGAGACGTGCGTGGAGACGCAGGTTCTCGCGCGCCGTGAATCCGTCGTAGAGCATCGAGTCGTGGGATACGACTCCGAGCCTGCTACGTATTTCGGGCTTGTCACCCCTGACCTCTTCGCCGTCTATGTAGACGCTCCCGTCTGTCGGCACTGAGAGCGTAGCTACCATACGTAGAAGGCTCGTCTTTCCCGCACCGTTGGGACCGAAGAGACCCACCGACTCCCCCTCGTCTATCCCGAGATCGACCTTATGGACAGCCTCGAACCTCCCGTACCTCTTCGTCACCCTGTCGATCTCTATCAGAGACATCTATGTAGTGTTACTTCCGGCGATCCACACATAAGTGTGTCTCTGTCGTCTGTCGGATAGTATAAGTGTTTAAGACGCGTAGAGCCTCCGATGGCTGTCTCGACTACTCTTCCGGGTATCACTGCGGCGTTCGTCGCGGGTCTACTCACGGTTCTGACACCATGCTGTATACCGATGATACCCCCGCTCCTCTCGGGAAGCGTGGGACACCGTCTCCGTCCCGTCTTCATAGTCTCAGGGAGCGTGATCACTTTCACGGCACTCGGCGTAGCGAGCGGAACTCTCGGCTCTCTGAGTCCCGAGGCTCTACGTCTCCCGTCGATGGTTCTCATAATCGCGTTCGGAGCCGTGATGGCGGACGACGACTTCTATGCGGTCTACTCGAAGTACTCGTCACGTGTCTCGTCTTCGGCGTCACGTGCGGTCGACTCTTTCGACTCCGACGAGCATCCTCTCGCGTCGGCATTCTTCCTCGGTCTCCTACTGGGAGCTATCTGGCTCCCGTGTGTCGGACCCGTCTTAGGAGCCGTACTCGCCTACGTCGGCACGACAGGCGACGTCGTAACTAGCGGATCGCTCCTCTTCGTATACGGCGTCGGCTTCTCAGTACCGCTTCTGGGGATAGCCTACGGAGGCAAGACCGGAGGCAAGGCTCTCATGGAGAAACTCGACATGGGAACGACCGAGAAGATACGTCAGGCGGCAGGCTACCTACTTATCGCTACGGGAGTCGGGATACTCTTTGAGGTCGACAGACTGGTAATGTCAGTCATGTGAGGACTCTTCGGAGTCCTTAAGTAGTTATATTAGATACGACAGTTAGGAGAATGGTATCGTCGTCATACATACTCAGCCGTCTCGTAAGACTCACGAGAGTCGTGATGTGGAGCCGGGTGGTCAAGTGGGGTGCTCTCGTCACTGGAGTAGTGTCGCTGGGCCTCGTCTTCGGCTACGCTTCGAAGACTATGTACGGCATAGAACACCAGGTAAATCTAATCGCTTACTGGCACATAGCGATGGCGTGGACAGCCGCAGTCGCCCTCTCAGTGACATTCGTGGGAAGCGTGCTCTACCTGCGTTACGGCGGGCGTTTCTGGAACAACCTAGCCCACTCGGCGGGGGAGATAGGCTTCATGTTCGCTACTCTGACACTTATCACGGGAAGCATCTGGGGACGTATAATCTGGAACTCGTGGTGGGAGTGGAGCGACGTACGTCTAGTGACCTTCCTGATAGTCTGGTTCATATACGCGGGATACCTCATAGTCTACTCCGCGAGCGAGAAGAGGAGGGGAGGCGACGGGAAGTACGCCGCGGTCTACGGCATAGTCGGCTTCGTGACCGTCCCGATATCGTACATATCGACTTCGCTGTGGACTCCAACATTCCACGAGAAGACTCTCGGTAACCCCGATGTGAGTGCCAACATAGACCCGACGACACTCATGGTCTCGCTCGTCGCGGTGAGTCTCCTGTATGCCTACCTCATGACGGTACGTATAGACATACATGAGCTTGAGGACAGGGTCATACTCGAAAGAGAAACGAAGAAGGTAAGATCAGACACGAGGTAGATAAAGTATGGAGCCACTTCTACTAGTCGGATACAGCCTAATCTTCATAGGCATATTCATCTACACCCTCTTCATGAGGAGACGTATAAAACGTCTGGAGCAGAGAGTCGCCGACCTACGTGACGACTCTTAGGTGTTAAGTGTTAGGTGTCAGCTGTCGGGGACTAAGCTGTACATCACGAAGAGGAATCCGACCGTCGTAATCAGGTTGTTGACTGTTAGAAGCGACTGTGTGCGTGAGAAGTCGACGAGAAAAGCACTCACAGCCGTTCCGATCGAGGCAGCCACGATGAGTACGAAGCCGACCGAGAGGTATACCATGTCAGTCCTCTGTGTCCTGATGTAAGCCCGCACTGAGACGGCTACGAGCGACATACCCGCGGCTGCGACGGTGAGGCTGAAGACAGTGTAGAGCATCTCCAGTGTCTGCATCTTTAAGCTCATATTATACGTGTCTTCTACGCAAGAAAACCCTGTCGATAGTTATAAATCTGACCTCCCGGTTATCAGATGAGATAACTCGGGGTAGCGTCACTGACGTTTGAGGTCGTCCCAGATATCGACCAGTTTCTCCTCTGCGTCGGTTATCTCGTCCATCTCTATCGTGGGTGTTCCGTTCCCCTCGAAGAGTATACGTATCTCGTTGACCTGTGTCCTGTAGACCTTAGTACGTCTTCCCTCGTCGGAGAGAACCCTGTCTTCGAGTTCGAGGAGACCTGTGTCCTGAAGCTCCTCTATCCTGCGGTAACACGTGGCTATGGGTATGTCGAGTTCGTCGCTGAGCTCCTGGGCGGACTTGGGTCTCCGCGCCGAGTCGAGAATCTCGGGGTTGTACTTGTTCCCGAGAGCCTCCAGAACCTCAGACTCAGACGAGTCCATTGGGTTTAGATACGTCCATATAGTTAAAACCGTGTTGCTATCTGTCCTCTCCGTCTCCGTAGGGATACCTCGTCGTCTCACAGCAGGTCTGACACGTCACAGCCACGCGTCCGTCGTCGACACGGACACGTGAGTTGTCGCCGTAGACGAGGAAGCTTCCGCAGCCGGGACAGACACGTCTCTTGAGTCTCCGTGGAAGCGAGACACGACATCTCATGCCTATCTCACGCGCCCTCTCAACGTACTTGTCGGCGTACTCGCTCGCCTCATCGCAGTCGGAGTGGTATATCTCGTCGGCGAGAGAGAAGAGCCGATGTATTCTTTCCTCTGCGATTTCCTCTTCCGTCTTTGTCACGTAGGAATCTAATGTCGCGGGAGTTATATCTGTAGCGGGACAGTTCGAATGTAGTATGCTCTTCGTAACCGGCAACGAGGGAAAGGCGAGAGAGGCACAG
This window encodes:
- a CDS encoding adenine deaminase C-terminal domain-containing protein; its protein translation is SGIEFDVYATVPPQPLFDAFEPRRADDDEAERLVDLLSHPRVVGVGETSWIRLVGRETPAEILYEAAKEERKRVTGHGAGCSDENYEAFASVIDDDHEAISGDGLLERVENGVHAVGRYGSIRDDIRAVGDAYDEVGFSPEISLSTDGMWPRELVEEGYMDVVVRKAIEEGVDPIDAVSMATYVPARYYGLEDVGSLTPGKTANIAVLNSLEEVEVSTVLYEGEVVYDSESGKAPSPEDGDEDRDEDWEGHDYPDRFYDYIDVTTDVDDLRVDSDVAVDGEVRGIEYSGGLLSGETAVEPREEDGELLSDPENDVLKISLLDRHPDSDGTGFTGFVTGFGIEKGAVATTLTWETPGVLAVGADDDETVRAVERINEINGGWAVVRDGDVIAELPAKLGGVCSDMRVEETARLYGEVDDAIESLGSDVDRPMLGLQTLAFFGVPSLKMSFSGYADVLSREVVGLDLDE
- a CDS encoding helix-turn-helix domain-containing protein; the protein is MDSSESEVLEALGNKYNPEILDSARRPKSAQELSDELDIPIATCYRRIEELQDTGLLELEDRVLSDEGRRTKVYRTQVNEIRILFEGNGTPTIEMDEITDAEEKLVDIWDDLKRQ
- a CDS encoding ribonuclease P protein component 4; protein product: MTKTEEEIAEERIHRLFSLADEIYHSDCDEASEYADKYVERAREIGMRCRVSLPRRLKRRVCPGCGSFLVYGDNSRVRVDDGRVAVTCQTCCETTRYPYGDGEDR
- a CDS encoding CcmD family protein produces the protein MEPLLLVGYSLIFIGIFIYTLFMRRRIKRLEQRVADLRDDS
- a CDS encoding ABC transporter ATP-binding protein, producing MSLIEIDRVTKRYGRFEAVHKVDLGIDEGESVGLFGPNGAGKTSLLRMVATLSVPTDGSVYIDGEEVRGDKPEIRSRLGVVSHDSMLYDGFTARENLRLHARLHGVDPSEVRRRLKDVGLSSRGGDVVSGFSHGMRKRLSLARALLHNPEILLLDEPYAGLDQRSSETLRGILDDFTDRTVVMTTHSLEEGYNHCDRLVFLDQGRVKRDVDRSEFDSLDELESIYHSSVGIQKGGLE
- the ccsA gene encoding cytochrome c biogenesis protein CcsA, with the protein product MWSRVVKWGALVTGVVSLGLVFGYASKTMYGIEHQVNLIAYWHIAMAWTAAVALSVTFVGSVLYLRYGGRFWNNLAHSAGEIGFMFATLTLITGSIWGRIIWNSWWEWSDVRLVTFLIVWFIYAGYLIVYSASEKRRGGDGKYAAVYGIVGFVTVPISYISTSLWTPTFHEKTLGNPDVSANIDPTTLMVSLVAVSLLYAYLMTVRIDIHELEDRVILERETKKVRSDTR
- the ccsA gene encoding cytochrome c biogenesis protein CcsA, with amino-acid sequence MKAGNILIGLSAVAGIVSTLLLLYDYAKETERFTKVVSVLIPVTSFGLVSALVYLTYQFVTGDYTNLYVWENSADYLGLLYKVTGVYAANEGSILLWGAIASVVSAWAMVTKGIKGKHNKLVQSISVGVVAYFAGMLLTQSPFKSIYQEFPDAPQGFVPPDGSGLNPLLIDPFIAIHPPLMFTSYSLLIVPFGIGTAHFISKVRGDGGIFDDWIGSVMRWLRVSWLFLTVAITLGGIWSYRVLGWGGFWAWDPVETAILVPWLFLTATIHSVTNYRGNREYSILAPASISVVFALTVYTTTVVRSGVFRSVHSFATGGIGMSVLILMGATTLLGFVLPTGYWFLKKDESDSDETPDEWITRSNIIHLGVLLFGLLTFVSFWGLSFPVLRDMATGIEVSVDSKYYNLWSYPLIVITVLLAGFYMDYDVEGKKKSLMGLGLFSTATVVAALISPSSQWHLAETTVNDQIVYRSIGNVSVLSAVPPAVYLSFSVVKRLLSRISTSAGRNRKLKETGITVIHVGVAVLFVSVSFTYLFTVQSSVIVDGVNNIDDAEMYNVPDSDYSINVLGYEETRTPSVEESVTSPSEVPSLRSNVTTVGGTITEVRETGNLSMGRLGDTNVWVAMRSQGVIQKGDNAVARGRILRNILPQVEAVVFTSADSYGTMANPPEGVAEPRVRSNVLNIEVYENGKYVAAGEVSQSTFTRTRMTTNNVLIDRGLMKDIYVIGSIDSGTASITIKTIPLTNQVWFGVGLLVLGMSLVLVFDPRHGLIPAFRRRKDKTPSGDKKARATDD
- a CDS encoding heme exporter protein CcmB — encoded protein: MTAREFLGVVYEVARKDVLLESRTKSTINSSVVFASLIVVVFSFAFVRRFENLGGVGRGALWIAFVFSGTVGMTRSASVEESDSAIEGLMLVPVDRSAIYVGKVLSTSLFVTVVGSLSLVLVTIFLDYPIGIAESPLVIGVVVVASLGFSSVGVLMSILSSKSNLSETVLPILLIPLMIPVLLSGIELTRVVTEGGSYAGWLRTLLVYDGIVFLAGLMTFGYVLEE
- a CDS encoding thioredoxin family protein, with the protein product MKPKKVLTVAVLVLGISVAYYSMNAAPVTSDQTYSYHGGTAWHSNYTEAKQIAQEKNKPMLLYFWATWCTYCEDYDQKVYTDEDVRNQLEDYVLVGVNMDRNDEVTERLKREYDANYPPQHVILTPDGETVTEINGYAKKETFLRILKNAKREV
- a CDS encoding cytochrome c biogenesis CcdA family protein, with the protein product MAVSTTLPGITAAFVAGLLTVLTPCCIPMIPPLLSGSVGHRLRPVFIVSGSVITFTALGVASGTLGSLSPEALRLPSMVLIIAFGAVMADDDFYAVYSKYSSRVSSSASRAVDSFDSDEHPLASAFFLGLLLGAIWLPCVGPVLGAVLAYVGTTGDVVTSGSLLFVYGVGFSVPLLGIAYGGKTGGKALMEKLDMGTTEKIRQAAGYLLIATGVGILFEVDRLVMSVM